The following are encoded together in the Solenopsis invicta isolate M01_SB chromosome 14, UNIL_Sinv_3.0, whole genome shotgun sequence genome:
- the LOC105199239 gene encoding protein sidekick isoform X3 has product MRVASGVRRGRGADRRDWREPARASAASILRAAAVSEGAAGHDGGEEGGRRRRGGGGGGGGGSEVNVAQRRGERMVQRPAAAAASARTRGLLAGVCLVWIIGGICATEPLQEPRFTNQPSSSGNILSENRTKFLQCQARGNPQPKYKWFKNGMPLNNELTSGPYFRIHSTRREDAGVYHCVATNDVGSIFSDRLAFAVAYMGTFDDLTEKVVTVESGSAAILELPPIESHPIPDVTWFSSDGTPLYGIKYATTHHTLIILNASENDEGTYRAKAINTQLGKEEISPFFKLQVTGDPNAEVAPTIIVKPQDTQIVKDQDVTHINCIANARSLHELRTLWMKDGIPIENSRISYSFNDSWNRTLALISANITYTGIYSCHVDLRSGGYPIVNASAKIVVYEKPTFITELKRETLSDYGSTVTLPCDANGVPSPTITWFRNAEPVDHLLGTRYVIEEDGSLTIKKLTMDDSGMFQCLASNEAGESSSYTWLKAKKGLRSRLRNRVARWAAGYNVVRIRQSDRRFMFSQYPNTSGPIMENGPQNLTVLDGKDATLSCNAIAAPKPNATWYYNADMIPVEIAGRVQVLDNGDLLIAAVKSYDAGKYTCIRANEAGSVNGSAYLTVMVRTQIIQPPVDTSVLLGRTAELQCKVSNDPSVVYDMAWFHNGQVINTQASQRVKMRSDGTLEIVTVRASDVGEYTCSVVSPGGNETRSARLSVIELPFPPINVVATRVERISPRTINVTWVPGFDGNSPTKKFIVQRREVSDLGPIHDPILNWVTERDNVSATSRWVLLNNLKAAASYQFRVSAENSVGEGPSSAASNIVVLPQEPPSGPPIGFVGSARSSSEIITQWQPPLEEYRNGHILGYILRYTLFGYNDSPWTMQNITNEAQRNYLITDLITWKDYEVQIAAYNEKGVGVYSKGLQIKTREGVPEAPPTNVKTKAVNSTAVKVWWKPPNPQKINGINQGYKLQAWIGGNFTEANEYKSMTVPPSLFDPLAEQNTIMTGLRKYTQYNITVLCFTDPGDGERSSPVEIRTREDVPEEVENLQFEDISDRALTVKWNRPKEINGILTHYQLKYMIKDIPDSLRVENFTADVLSTKVEHLQALTHYKFEVTAWTSVGPGRAKIATIQSGVEPVLPEPPTKLALSNIDAFSIVLQFTPGFDGNSSITKWTVEAQTARNSTWYIIYEVSDPDASTITVGGLTPFMQYKLRLIANNVVGASQPSEPTKEFQTIQAPPSHPPKNVTVRAMSATELRVRWIPLQQIEWYGNPRGYNVTYTEVRSNISKSSIIEDHTANSYVLENMEEYADYEIVMQAFNDVGSSIASPKAIERTRESVPSLGPINVEANATSSTTILVRWGDVPVEHQNGQIEGFKVYYGANSRSTFQYKNIPSNTTFTTTLTELRKFVQYHVQVLAYTRLGDGALSIPPVRVQTFDDTPGSPSNVSFPDVSLTTARIIWDTPEDPNGEILAYKVMFHLNSSQDRQFSKEFPASDRTFRATGLESEQYYMFSVTAQTRLGWGKTAYALVFTTNNRERPQAPSVPQVSKSQIQSRQITFSWTPGRDGFAPLRYYTVQQSENSGPFQIIPERVEPTLTSYTANNLKPYTHYQFRIQATNDIGPSEWSNESAQVQTLPAAPSKGVTGLKVVPITTSSVEVHWNMIDEVYWSGDYETGGYRVVYQPVSDFPTPLQTTPKEEILGIKETKMVLSDLTEDRYYEIVVLPFNSEGEGPPSPPVTVYVGEAVPTGEPQYLKAEPISSTEVLLRWKPPQANMQNGDLLGYKIFYLVTDSPQTLEKKQEEEIEVVPASCLTHNLVFLDKYTEYRIQVLAFNPAGDGPRSPPITARTKQDIPGPPYYLQFNEITMTSLRVSWKPPKLRNGEIVGYIVTYETAEQNDRFSKQVKQKVTETSLLIQPLEEEVTYTFMVRAQTIDFGPPISGNVTTGPQEGSPMEPSNLSVTKTVSSVELQWTNGASGKGPILGYYIETRRKDDSRWQTIIRTSNGPLTEYTVSYQNLLPSTSYLFRVISYNRYGISYPAYSTETILTPSKLYLEYAYLQHRPFYRQTWFMVTLAAVSIIIIIMVIAILCVKSKSYKYKQEAQKTLEESMAMDADDRQESDLELYRSRQGTGGAINTASGTLGKRNTLARKAMHPPPPTMLGKSPPRPSPASVAYHSDEESLKGYDENPDDSSVTEKPSEISSTDSQGSESENESVQSDPHSFVNHYANVNDSLRQSWKRQKPVRNYSSYTDSEPEGSAVVSLNGGQIIMNNMARSRAPLPGFSSFV; this is encoded by the exons AACCACTTCAGGAGCCGCGCTTCACCAATCAACCGTCCAGCAGTGGCAACATACTTAGCGAGAATCGCACGAAGTTTCTGCAATGCCAAGCTAGAG GCAATCCTCAACCGAAGTACAAATGGTTCAAAAACGGGATGCCCCTAAACAACGAGCTCACCTCGGGGCCTTACTTCCGTATTCACAGTACCCGGCGGGAGGACGCCGGGGTGTATCATTGCGTCGCAACGAACGACGTGGGGTCTATATTCAGCGATCGTCTCGCCTTCGCCGTAGCCT ATATGGGGACGTTCGACGATCTCACGGAGAAAGTGGTGACCGTCGAGTCGGGTAGCGCCGCGATTCTGGAACTGCCCCCGATCGAGAGCCATCCCATTCCTGACGTAACGTGGTTCTCTTCGGACGGGACTCCTCTGTACGGTATAAAGTACGCCACGACCCACCACACGTTGATCATACTAAACGCTTCGGAAAACGACGAAGGCACCTACAG GGCGAAAGCTATTAACACTCAATTGGGCAAGGAGGAGATCAGTCCGTTTTTCAAACTGCAAGTCACCGGCGATCCGAACGCGGAGGTAGCCCCTACCATAATCGTCAAGCCGCAGGATACGCAGATAGTCAAAGATCAAGATGTCACGCACATAAATTGCATCGCGAACGCCAG ATCACTTCACGAGCTAAGAACCTTGTGGATGAAAGACGGCATTCCGATCGAGAACTCTAGAATATCGTACAGCTTTAACGATTCGTGGAATAGAACGCTCGCGTTGATCTCAGCCAACATAACTTACACGGGAATTTATTCCTGCCACGTGGACTTGCGAAGTGGCGGTTACCCGATTGTAAATGCGAGCGCTAAAATCGTTGTATATG aaaaaccGACATTTATAACAGAATTAAAAAGGGAAACCTTGAGCGATTACGGGTCCACGGTAACGTTACCGTGCGACGCTAATGGCGTGCCGTCTCCTACAATCACTTGGTTCCGTAATGCCGAACCTGTCGATCATTTACTAGGAACCAG ataTGTGATAGAGGAAGATGGCTCactgacaattaaaaaattaactatggATGACTCGGGGATGTTTCAGTGCCTCGCTTCCAACGAAGCCGGCGAATCGTCTAGTTATACCTGGCTAAAAGCGAAAA AAGGATTAAGAAGCAGATTGAGAAACAGAGTTGCCCGCTGGGCAGCTGGCTACAATGTAGTCAGAATTCGCCAGTCTGATCGCCGTTTTATGTTCTCTCAATATCCAAACA CATCTGGACCGATAATGGAGAACGGGCCACAGAATTTAACGGTGTTAGACGGCAAAGATGCGACTCTGAGTTGCAACGCGATCGCGGCACCTAAGCCAAATGCCACCTGGTATTATAACG CAGACATGATACCTGTGGAGATCGCCGGGAGAGTACAAGTTTTGGATAACGGCGATCTTTTAATTGCGGCAGTGAAATCCTACGACGCAGGAAAATATACTTGTATCCGTGCGAACGAAGCTGGCTCTGTCAACGGATCGGCATATTTGACCGTTATGG TTCGAACTCAAATTATCCAACCACCTGTTGATACATCTGTGCTTCTCGGGCGCACCGCCGAATTGCAATGCAAAGTCTCGAACGATCCTTCTGTCGTATACGATATGGCATGGTTTCACAATGGACA AGTAATAAACACGCAAGCGAGCCAAAGAGTGAAGATGCGATCGGACGGCACTCTCGAGATTGTCACCGTTCGAGCTTCCGACGTTGGTGAGTACACATGCTCTGTGGTATCACCGGGTGGCAATGAAACGCGATCTGCTCGTCTGAGCGTGATCGAGTTGCCTTTCCCACCGATCAACGTCGTGGCCACGCGGGTTGAAAGGATCTCGCCACGCACAATCAACGTCACGTGGGTGCCTGGCTTTGATGGCAACAGTCCtacgaaaaaatttatagttcagaGACGAGAAGTATCCGATCTGG GACCTATACACGATCCAATATTAAACTGGGTCACCGAACGCGATAATGTATCTGCGACTAGTCGATGGGTACTGTTGAATAATTTGAAAGCTGCGGCGTCTTATCAATTTCGTGTTAGCGCCGAGAATAGCGTCGGCGAAGGTCCATCATCAGCAGCTAGCAACATTGTCGTTTTACCTCAAGAAC cgcCAAGTGGTCCACCTATTGGCTTTGTTGGTTCAGCACGTTCGTCGTCGGAAATAATAACGCAATGGCAACCTCCGCTAGAAGAATACCGAAACGGCCATATATTAGGATATATACTGAGATACACGCTCTTCGGATACAATGACAGTCCGTGGACGATGCAAAATATCACCAACGAAGCACAAAGAAATTATCTCATTACAGATTTAATCACATGGAAGGACTATGAAGTGCAAATAGCAGCTTACAACGAGAAGGGCGTGGGTGTATATTCGAAGGGCTTGCAAATAAAAACCAGAGAAGGGg tcCCGGAAGCACCTCCAACAAACGTGAAAACGAAAGCAGTTAATTCAACGGCGGTGAAAGTTTGGTGGAAGCCACCGAATCCTCAGAAGATCAATGGGATTAATCAGGGATATAAATTGCAAGCCTGGATCGGCGGAAATTTTACAGAAGCGAATGAATACAAATCGATGACCGTGCCGCCGAGTTTGTTTGATCCGCTCGCTGAGCAGAACACTATTATGACAGGTTTAAGAAAATACACTCAATATAATATCACGGTGCTCTGCTTCACCGATCCAGGTGACGGTGAAAGGAGTTCACCCGTCGAAATTCGCACTCGCGAAGACG TACCTGAAGAAGTAGAGAATTTACAATTTGAAGATATCAGCGATCGTGCGTTAACTGTTAAGTGGAATCGTCCTAAAGAGATCAACGGAATATTGACACATTATCAACTGAAATACATGATTAAAGACATTCCGGATTCTTTGCGCGTCGAAAATTTCACGGCCGATGTGCTATCGACCAAAGTGGAGCATCTTCAG gcACTAACCCATTACAAATTTGAAGTAACCGCTTGGACATCAGTTGGACCTGGCAGAGCGAAAATAGCGACCATACAATCAGGCGTCGAACCGGTGCTTCCGGAACCACCCACAAAACTAGCCTTGTCCAACATTGACGCGTTCTCCATTGTATTGCAGTTCACACCAGGATTCGACGGAAACTCATCCATTACAAAGTGGACAGTAGAG GCACAAACGGCGCGAAACTCGACGTGGTATATTATCTACGAAGTGTCCGATCCTGATGCCAGTACAATCACAGTCGGTGGTTTGACTCCCTTTATGCAATACAAGCTCCGTTTGATCGCGAATAATGTTGTCGGTGCCTCGCAACCCTCCGAGCCAACTAAAGAGTTTCAGACGATTCAAGCACCACCCTCTCATCCTCCGAAAAACGTCACGGTCCGCGCAATGAGTGCAACCGAGTTACGCGTTAGATGGATC CCATTGCAGCAAATAGAATGGTACGGAAATCCGCGAGGATACAATGTCACTTATACGGAAGTGCGGTCGAACATCTCAAAGAGCAGTATTATCGAGGATCACACCGCGAATTCATACGTTTTGGAAAACATGGAGGAGTATGCCGATTACGAGATAGTAATGCAAGCGTTCAATGATGTTGGCTCTTCGATAGCGAGTCCAAAGGCCATTGAACGAACTCGTGAATCAG ttccTTCTCTGGGACCGATTAACGTAGAAGCAAACGCGACATCCTCTACGACTATCCTGGTGCGATGGGGCGACGTACCCGTGGAGCATCAAAATGGACAAATCGAGGGCTTTAAAGTGTACTACGGTGCAAATTCCAGATCAACCTTCCAATACAAGAATATTCCCAGTAACACCACTTTCACAACCACCTTAACGGAGCTTCGCAAGTTTGTCCAGTATCACGTCCAAGTTTTAGCCTACACGAGACTCGGCGATGGGGCGCTGAGCATTCCACCTGTGAGAGTCCAGACCTTTGATGATA cTCCCGGTTCACCGTCTAACGTATCCTTCCCCGATGTGAGTTTGACCACAGCCCGTATTATCTGGGACACACCAGAGGATCCCAACGGAGAGATTCTCGCATACAAAGTCATGTTTCATTTAAATAGCAGTCAAGATCGACAATTTTCTAAAGAATTTCCGGCGTCAGACAGAACGTTTAg AGCCACCGGACTTGAATCTGAGCAATACTACATGTTTTCCGTGACGGCACAAACAAGATTGGGTTGGGGTAAGACGGCTTACGCGCTAGTATTTACGACGAACAACAGAGAACGTCCTCAAGCGCCATCGGTACCACAAGTGAGCAAATCGCAGATTCAGAGTCGCCAGATAACATTTAGCTGGACGCCAGGCAGAGACGGTTTTGCTCCGTTAag ATATTACACGGTGCAACAGTCGGAGAATTCTGGACCATTCCAAATCATCCCAGAGAGAGTGGAACCCACATTGACGTCTTACACTGCTAACAATTTGAAACCTTACACGCACTATCAGTTTCGCATTCAAGCTACTAATGACATAGGTCCTTCAGAATGGAGCAATGAGTCAGCTCAAGTACAAACTCTGCCTGCAG CACCATCAAAAGGTGTCACCGGTTTGAAAGTTGTACCGATAACAACATCCAGTGTCGAAGTTCATTGGAACATGATCGACGAGGTATATTGGAGCGGTGATTATGAAACAGGTGGTTATCGTGTCGTTTATCAACCGGTGTCAGATTTTCCAACGCCTCTTCAGACAACGCCGAAAGAGGAGATTCTGGGAATTAAA GAAACTAAAATGGTTTTAAGCGACTTGACGGAGGACCGATATTATGAGATCGTAGTGCTGCCATTTAACTCGGAAGGCGAAGGCCCGCCGAGTCCACCGGTCACTGTGTATGTAGGCGAAGCGGTTCCTACGGGAGAGCCTCAATATTTAAAAGCCGAGCCAATCTCTTCCACCGAGGTTCTCTTGCGTTGGAAACCTCCCCAAGCGAATATGCAAAATGGCGATTTACTAGGATATAAG ATTTTTTACTTGGTAACTGACTCTCCTCAAACTTTGGAGAAAAAACAAGAAGAAGAGATAGAAGTTGTTCCAGCATCTTGTTTAACGCACAACTTAGTTTTTCTTGATAAGTATACGGAATATCGTATACAAGTTTTAGCATTTAATCCTGCTGGAGATGGTCCACGATCTCCACCAATTACTGCGAGAACGAAACAG GACATTCCAGGACCACcgtattatttgcaatttaacgAAATTACTATGACCAGCCTTCGCGTCTCTTGGAAACCGCCGAAGTTACGCAATGGCGAGATAGTTGGTTACATCGTCACATATGAAACGGCAGAGCAGAATGAtc GTTTCAGTAAACAAGTTAAACAAAAAGTGACAGAGACTAGTCTCCTTATCCAACCGCTGGAGGAGGAAGTAACGTACACCTTCATGGTTCGCGCGCAGACGATCGACTTCGGACCACCGATATCCGGCAATGTTACAACTGGTCCGCAAGAAGGTTCGCCGATGGAGCCCAGCAATCTCAGCGTGACCAAAACGGTTTCCAGCGTGGAACTACAGTGGACCAACGGAGCTTCCGGCAAAGGTCCTATACTCGGTTATTATATTGAGACTCGTCGTAAAG ACGATTCGCGCTGGCAGACAATAATTCGTACTAGCAATGGACCACTGACGGAGTATACTGTGTCTTATCAAAACTTACTACCGTCCACGTCGTACTTGTTCAGAGTAATATCGTACAATCGTTATGGAATCAGTTATCCAGCGTATTCCACCGAAACT ATCTTAACACCATCGAAATTGTACTTGGAATACGCATACCTGCAACACAGGCCGTTTTACAGGCAGACCTGGTTCATGGTCACTTTAGCCGCtgtatcaattataattatcattatggTCATAGCAATATTATGCGTAAAGAGTAAAAGCTACAAATATAAAC AAGAGGCACAAAAGACTCTAGAGGAATCGATGGCGATGGATGCAGACGACAGACAGGAATCGGATCTGGAATTATACAGATCACGCCAGGGCACAGGCGGTGCCATTAATACAGCAAGTGGTACTTTGGGTAAGAGAAACACATTAGCCCGGAAGGCGATGCATCCTCCACCACCCACAATGCTAGGCAAATCGCCTCCCAGGCCTTCTCCAGCGTCTGTCGCCTATCATAGCGACGAGGAGAGCCTCAAGGGATATGATGAGAATCCCGACGACAGCAGCGTCACGGAGAAGCCCTCCGAAATTAGTTCCACTGATTCCCAG GGCTCTGAGAGCGAGAACGAGAGTGTACAGTCCGATCCGCATTCCTTCGTGAATCACTACGCGAACGTGAATGACTCGTTAAGGCAGTCGTGGAAAAGGCAGAAACCCGTCCGGAATTATTCGTCGTATACGGATTCTGAGCCGGAAGGCAGTGCGGTTGTCAGTCTGAACGGCGGTCAGATCATCATGAACAACATGGCCAGATCGAGAGCGCCGTTGCCAGGTTTCTCGTCGTTCGTATAA